The Pyrobaculum sp. 3827-6 genome has a segment encoding these proteins:
- a CDS encoding mechanosensitive ion channel family protein, which translates to MDLFAVAAGVVGAVVSFSLVYYLIRRFFFRVMYREQIYILELVALLFSVSLFFAIVSPQAQLHHLFYLVFAIFIVSVGIMLLGTWRILSEYLTGLFITRVLDLHVGDYLEFGNMRGYITALEDAFIVIRDPRREYVYIPYTSLLRIPFRRVKTPEGHEVRIRLFVPHGQDLRRVKELVSQVAKDYGLERLSVDVEKIGMRGVVVVVRGVLKDPRQEDELRYALLDRVYAEISRDQRPTL; encoded by the coding sequence ATGGATCTCTTCGCGGTAGCGGCGGGCGTAGTCGGCGCAGTCGTTTCCTTCTCCTTGGTATACTACCTAATTAGGAGGTTTTTCTTCCGGGTGATGTACAGGGAGCAGATTTACATACTGGAGCTAGTGGCCCTTCTCTTCTCCGTCTCGCTGTTTTTCGCCATTGTTTCTCCCCAGGCCCAGCTCCATCACCTCTTTTACCTAGTCTTCGCCATTTTCATCGTGTCGGTGGGGATAATGTTGCTCGGCACCTGGAGAATTCTCTCGGAGTATCTCACGGGGCTGTTCATCACACGCGTCTTAGATCTGCATGTAGGTGACTACCTGGAGTTTGGCAACATGCGTGGCTACATCACCGCACTGGAGGACGCATTTATAGTAATTAGAGACCCTAGGAGAGAATACGTCTACATCCCCTACACCTCTCTATTGCGGATACCCTTTAGGAGAGTTAAAACACCTGAAGGTCACGAGGTGAGGATAAGGCTCTTCGTGCCCCATGGACAAGACTTGAGAAGAGTTAAGGAGTTGGTGAGCCAGGTGGCTAAGGATTACGGACTTGAGAGGCTCAGTGTCGACGTGGAGAAGATAGGTATGAGGGGGGTCGTCGTCGTCGTTAGAGGTGTTTTAAAGGATCCCCGTCAAGAAGACGAGTTGAGATATGCGCTTCTAGATAGGGTATACGCCGAAATCTCACGTGACCAACGTCCTACTCTGTGA
- a CDS encoding TrkA C-terminal domain-containing protein gives MAREALILDSNDDLAAQLATILTENGYVARILTTRERAKTFEKMPVYIHTILENYERVVKELDFSHIEIAIFASPNDMLNLTMAKLARSHGVPIVIITARSNQVIQQAEEAGVLTIIPHHCVLSRLLRILNLKFTKIIPIKGEISMLEMLVTSDSKILGRTIGDLEDDTGSKITVVRGDELITAREAEIQEGDYLIAVGYHAELQRITE, from the coding sequence GTGGCCAGAGAAGCGTTAATACTCGACAGCAACGACGACCTCGCCGCCCAGCTCGCCACAATCCTGACGGAAAACGGATACGTGGCGAGAATTCTGACGACGAGAGAACGCGCCAAGACATTTGAAAAGATGCCCGTCTACATCCACACAATTCTCGAAAACTATGAACGAGTAGTAAAAGAACTAGACTTTTCACATATAGAAATCGCCATATTTGCCTCTCCAAATGACATGTTAAACCTCACTATGGCAAAACTAGCCAGATCTCACGGAGTCCCCATTGTCATAATCACCGCAAGGTCAAACCAAGTTATCCAACAAGCAGAAGAGGCAGGCGTCTTAACTATTATTCCACACCACTGCGTCCTCTCCCGCCTATTGCGAATTCTAAATCTCAAATTTACAAAAATCATCCCCATCAAAGGAGAGATCTCTATGCTAGAGATGTTGGTGACATCAGATTCAAAAATCCTCGGCAGAACAATAGGCGACTTAGAAGACGACACGGGAAGTAAAATCACGGTGGTCAGAGGAGACGAGCTGATTACAGCAAGAGAGGCGGAGATCCAAGAGGGTGACTACCTTATAGCGGTGGGGTACCACGCCGAGTTGCAGAGAATCACAGAGTAG
- a CDS encoding cystathionine gamma-synthase family protein, whose translation MRRATLAVRGYKYSDPHGALQPPIYVTALFRMEGEALKSDRGFDLKYSREENPTLRPLEEVIANLEHGVDSLAFNSGMAALSAVFLSLLSADASVLTTMEAYGATLRLLDALEKYGVRLRKTYPDTDDYIEALKAVKPTLVFFETITNPLLKVLDGPEIIKAAKDLGAVVVADNTFATPVLTTPISYGADIVVHSTTKYIGGHNDVVGGVAVVSRHELLEELWIWRAMLGGIMQPFEAYLTLRGVKTLFVRFERQCKTAMEVAQFLEGHGKVSEVIYPGLPSHPHHSIAKKLFGDKFGAVVSFRLKGGRDAAIKFFKALRLITPGPSLGGVESIATYPIASAASPIPDEEKKMLGITEDLVRLSIGLEEPEDLVEDLDRALRSL comes from the coding sequence ATGCGGAGGGCTACCCTCGCCGTGAGGGGGTATAAGTACTCGGACCCCCACGGCGCGTTGCAACCTCCTATTTACGTAACTGCGCTTTTCAGAATGGAGGGGGAGGCTCTGAAGTCTGACCGTGGGTTCGATCTTAAATACAGCCGTGAGGAGAATCCTACTCTTAGACCTCTTGAAGAGGTAATTGCAAATCTTGAACACGGTGTGGATTCTCTGGCTTTTAACAGCGGCATGGCGGCGCTCTCCGCAGTATTCCTTTCCTTGCTATCTGCGGACGCCTCCGTACTCACTACTATGGAAGCCTATGGAGCAACCTTGAGGCTTCTAGACGCTCTGGAAAAATACGGCGTAAGGCTTCGAAAAACTTATCCAGACACAGATGACTATATAGAGGCTTTAAAAGCTGTAAAGCCCACGCTGGTCTTTTTCGAAACTATTACAAACCCTCTACTAAAGGTGTTGGACGGGCCTGAGATCATAAAGGCGGCGAAGGATCTAGGCGCGGTAGTGGTGGCGGACAACACCTTCGCAACTCCGGTGCTCACAACCCCCATCTCATACGGCGCCGACATTGTGGTGCACTCCACTACTAAATACATCGGCGGCCACAACGACGTGGTAGGCGGCGTCGCTGTGGTTTCGCGTCACGAGCTTCTTGAAGAGTTGTGGATTTGGAGGGCGATGCTTGGCGGCATTATGCAACCGTTTGAGGCCTATTTGACTCTTAGGGGGGTTAAGACATTGTTTGTGCGATTTGAGCGGCAGTGCAAAACGGCGATGGAGGTTGCCCAATTCCTAGAGGGACACGGCAAGGTGTCTGAGGTTATTTACCCGGGTCTCCCGAGCCACCCCCACCACTCCATCGCGAAGAAGCTGTTCGGCGACAAGTTCGGCGCTGTGGTTTCCTTTAGGTTAAAGGGTGGGAGGGATGCTGCTATTAAGTTTTTCAAGGCGCTTAGGTTAATAACGCCAGGTCCCAGCCTCGGCGGGGTTGAGAGCATAGCGACGTATCCCATAGCCAGCGCGGCCTCGCCTATCCCAGACGAGGAGAAGAAAATGCTGGGAATTACCGAGGATTTAGTTAGGTTGTCTATAGGTCTAGAAGAACCTGAGGACTTAGTCGAAGATCTCGACAGAGCTTTGAGAAGTCTTTAA